From a single Sphaeramia orbicularis chromosome 4, fSphaOr1.1, whole genome shotgun sequence genomic region:
- the LOC115417508 gene encoding granzyme G-like, with protein MHIHCELVILLLAMTVHTEAIYGGREAVPHSRPYMVLLERMMPNGETKYCGGFLLNEDFVMTAAFCEARSYNVILGLHNFRIQNKSVVQIISTKQSFPQKRYKDKNPDNQMMLLKLSSKAKFNNYVKPIALADLDDPAPKSCIVSGWGRHNTTGYMSLTLREANVTLIQKSVCADFYCSADEEGPVEGDGGSPLVCENGKAYGVAAFLFYIDGSRFSSYSRIPDISGSTSSVENNVFCSL; from the exons ATGCATATCCACTGTGAACTGGTAATTCTCTTATTGGCAATGACCG TTCACACCGAAGCGATATATGGAGGTCGTGAGGCTGTGCCACATAGCAGACCGTACATGGTGCTATTGGAGAGGATGATGCCAAATGGTGAAACTAAGTACTGTGGTGGTTTCCTTCTGAATGAGGATTTTGTGATGACTGCAGCCTTTTGTGAAGCCAG GTCCTACAATGTCATACTAGGACTTCATAATTTCAGAATCCAAAATAAATCAGTCGTACAGATTATATCTACAAAGCAATCATTTCCACAAAAAAGATACAAAGATAAGAATCCTGACAATCAAATGATGCTactgaag TTAAGCTCCAAGGCAAAATTCAACAACTATGTGAAACCAATCGCTCTGGCAGACCTGGATGATCCTGCTCCTAAATCATGTATCGTCTCTGGCTGGGGACGTCATAACACGACTGGATACATGTCTTTGACACTCAGGGAAGCCAATGTAACGCTGATACAAAAGAGCGTGTGTGCAGACTTTTACTGTTCTGCCGATGAAGAAGGACCTGTTGAG GGAGATGGAGGTAGTCCACTGGTCTGTGAAAATGGAAAGGCCTATGGAGTGGCGGCTTTCCTATTCTATATTGATGGCTCAAGATTCAGTAGTTATTCTCGTATTCCCGACATCAGCGGTTCCACATCCTCAGTAGAAAACAACGTGTTTTGCTCATTGTAA